The sequence CGCTCCAAAACTTGCACAACATCATCCAGGTCAATGCCAACAGCTTCGAGCTGTTCGAAGACCTTCTTCGACTCGGCCTCGGTGTTGGTTAAGGTGTCACCGTTGAGGGCGTCAGATTCTAGAGCGGCGTCGATGGTGCCTTCTGGCATGGTGTTGACGGTGTTCGGGCCCGCCAGCTCAGTGACGTACATGGCAGCTGGGTATTCGGGGTTCTTCACACCTGTCGAAGCCCACAGTGGGCGTTGCTTGTTCGCGCCCTCTGGGAGGTCATTTTTGCCGAATTCCTCTAGGAAGAGCTGGTAGGCCAGGCGTGCGTTCGCAATTCCTGCCTTGCCCTTCAGTGCCTTCGCCTCGTCAGTGCCGATCTCGTCGAGACGCTTGTCCACTTCAGTATCCATGCGGGACACGAAGAAGGAAGCGACAGAGTAGATCTTGGAAACATCCTTGCCGTTGTCTGCTGCGCGCTTGATGCCCTCCTTGTATGCATCAATGACCTGCTGGTAGCGCTCAACATTGAAAATCAAGGTGACGTTTACCGAGATTCCTTCAGCGAGCGCTGCAGATACAGCACGCAGGGATTCATCAGTAGCTGGAATCTTGATCATCACGTTGTCGCGATCAACCTTTTCCCACAGCTCCTTTGCCTGTTTCAGGGTGCCCTCTTCATCGGCGGAGATGCGTGGGTCAACCTCGATGGAAACGCGACCGTCTTCACCGTTGGTGGTCTTATAGACATCCGCGAAGATATCGCAAGCATCCTGTACGTCTTTGATCGACATGGCGTATACGGCGGTGTCAACGTCTGCGCCCTGTTGCTTGAGTTGCGCAATCTGGTCGTCGTACGCATTGCCCGTAGACATTGCCTTGGCGAAGATTGCCGGGTTGGTGGTCACACCCACGATGGACTTCGAGTCCTTGATTTCCTGCAGGTTGCCGGACTTGATGCGGTCGCGGGAGAGATCGTCGAGCCACGTGGAGGTTCCGAGTTCAGCAAGTTTGTCGATTGTGGTCATAGCATTCATTCCTTTCAGGGTGAATATGCCGGGGATTGTTGTTTGTGAGATGCGGATCGATCGTGCGTTTACTTGGTGTGAGCGCGCATGAGATCGATAGATTCCTTTGCGGCCTTCACAACGTTGTCGGTAGTGAATCCGAAGCGCTTGAACAATTCTTCTCCTGGTGCGGATGCGCCGAAGTGCTCGATCGACACATTGCGGCCGAAGGAACCCGTGAACTGGTGCCATGGCATTGCAATACCAGCTTCGACGGAAACGCGCGCGCCGATCTCTGGTGGCAGCAGTTCATTGCGGTAGGCGTCGTCCTGCTCCAAGAACCAATCGATGGAAGGAACGGACAGTACCCGTGCTGCCACACCCTCATTTTCGAGGACCTGCGCAGCTTCGACTGCGTACTGTACCTCGGAGCCGGATGCCATCAGGATCACATCCGGGGTCTCCTTAGAGGATTCAACCAAGATGTATGCACCGCGCTTGATTCCCTCGCGAGCCTTCTCCTTCGTGCCTTCAAGCACTGGCAGGTTCTGGCGGGACAGTGCGAGTGCCTTCGGCTGCTCCTTAGCTTCCAGCGCGGCAGCCCATGCTGCGGCGGTTTCGTTTGCGTCTGCTGGGCGCAACACGGTGAGGTCTGGGATTGCCCGAAGTGCTGCCAGTGTTTCGACCGGCTGGTGTGTCGGACCGTCCTCGCCTAGACCGATGGAGTCGTGGGTGAAAACGTAGTAGCCGTCGATACCAGACAGCGCAGCTACGCGAATGGCAGGGTAGAGGTATTCCGAGAAGATCAGGAAGGTACCGCCGTAGACACGGGTCGGGCCATGCAGTGCGATACCATTCATGATTGCGCCCATAGCGTGCTCGCGGATACCGAAGTGCAGGTTACGGCCGTATGGGTTGGCCTGAAACATGTCAGTGGAAATTTCCTCAGGACCGAACGATGGCTCACCTTTAATAATGGTGTTGTTTGAGCCAGCAAGGTCAGCGGATCCACCCCATAGCTCTGGCAAGGTTTTGCCCAGTGCCTGCAGCACTGCCTCGGAGGCCTTGCGGGTTGCAACCCCCTTCGGGTCAACGTCCCAGGTTGGCAACTCTGCGTCCCAGCCCTCAGGCAGTTCGCGAGCAGTGGTACGATCCAGCAACGCCTTGAGCTCTGGGTTTTTCTCCGCCCACTCGTCGAATTTCTTTTGCCACTCGGCGTGCTTTTCAGCGCCACGCTCGACCAGTTTGCGGGTGTGGTTGAGTACCTCTTCTTCCTCAGGGAAGGATACGTCAGGGTCGAACCCGAGAATCTTCTTCGTTGCTGCGACTTCTTCCTCGCCTAGTGCCGCACCGTGGACTGCACCAGTATTCATCATGGTCGGTGCTGGGTAGCCGATGACGGTCTTGACGCGGATAATAGTTGGGCGCGTGGTCTCCGCCTTCGCTTCTTCAACTGCCTCGAGGATGGCAGCGACATCTTCGCCTGAGCCGACCTCAAGAGTTTGCCAACCGTAGGCTTCATAGCGCTTCATCACGTCTTCGGTGAAGGCGATTTGAGTGTCATCCTCGATCGAGATGCGGTTGTCATCCCAGAACAGGATTAGATTGCCCAGCTTTTGGGTGCCTGCCAGCGAAGACGCCTCGGAGGTGACACCCTCCTGCAGGCAGCCGTCACCGGCTACTACGTAAATGTAGTGGTCGAATGGGGACTCACCAGGCGCGGCCTCTGGGTCGAACAAACCACGCTCACGACGAGCAGCCATTGCCATGCCGACTGCAGATGCCAAGCCCTGGCCCAGCGGGCCAGTGGTGATCTCGACATGGTCAGTGTGGTTGTACTCTGGGTGTCCTGGAGTCTTGGACCCCCAGGTACGCAGAGCCTTCAGGTCCTCCAGCTCGAGACCGAAGCCACCGAGGTAGAGCTGGATGTACTGGGTGAGTGATGAGTGGCCAGCGGAAAGGACGAAACGGTCACGGCCGATCCAATCCTTATCGTTTGGATCCACGTTCATCACGCGCTGGTAAAGGGTGTACGCCAGGGGTGCCAGCGACATCGCGGTGCCCGGGTGACCCGAGCCAACATTCTGCACAGCATCGGCGGCGAGCACTCGAACGGTGTCAATCGCCCGGGTATCGTTGTCGCTCCAGTTTTCTGGGTAACGACGTTCGGTCATCGCCTTAAGTTCAGGGGACAGAGTCACAATTTCCTCGCTTATGTGTAGAAAACTCCGCAACCGGTGGTTAGATGCGGTGAGCACCTCACCAAGAGCACATCGCCACGGGCGCAGGATAGTGTTGGATCACTTCCCTTCCCACTGTACTGGTAAAAACGGCTGCATTGGTGTTATGTGTAAAAAAGAATTCACCCTAGACTGTCTTGGCACCCTTTTAGGGCCACAACCAGCCACGGAATCACGATGAATCCAGGGGATAATGATTCGGTAAAGTTATGAAATCGCGGTGTCGGATTACTTGAACTCTAGCTTTTGAATGTAGCATCGGTCCGAGGTAGTAAAAGTGCCACACGAGCGACGAAAACATTCGTCGTAAAGAGTTAGTCCCTTGGCGGGAACTTTTCGCAGCGGACAACCGACTAGTTCCGTAGGCATATCCGCAAACGGATGTGGCGGTCGGCCCGAAGGCACTTTCGGGTGAGCGTGAATTGATAGAGGAGTAATTCTTGGAGACGATCAAGGCCTATATTGCACTGACAAAGCCTCGGGTCATTGAACTCCTCTTGGTTGCGGCAATTCCCGCGATGCTACAGGCCGATCGAGGGATCCCCACGCTAACGGAAGTGTGGCTCATCCTCGCCACACTGTTCGGCGGATGGATGGGCGCAGGTGCGGCCAACACTTTCAATATGGTCGCCGACTACGACATTGACCAGAAAATGGGGCGCACCCGAGCTCGCCCCTTGGTCCGAGCCAAAATCACCAAGGGTAAGGCCACAGTTTTTGCGTGGGTCTTGCTCGTTGCTAGTGTGCTCTGGTTGTGGCTGGTTTGTAACTCCTGGTTGGCATCAGTATTTATCCTGCTGACCAACTGGTTCTACATCTACGTATACACCAAGTGGCTCAAGCGACGGACCTGGCAGAACGTGATTTGGGGTGGCGCTGCCGGGTGTATGCCGGTACTTGTGGGCTGGGCTGTCATCCGCGATAATGTCAGTGATGGCACCCCTGACCAGTGGTGGCAGGCAGTCGTATTGTTCATGATAATTTTCTTCTGGACCCCACCGCATACCTGGGCGCTGGCCATGAAGTACCGCGATGATTATGCGAAGGCGGAAGTACCGATGCTTCCTGTCATCGCGTCTCCTGTAAAGACCACCCAGCAAATCTTGATTTACTCGTGGTTGACGGTGATTACTTCGTTGTTGCTGATTCCTGCAACATCATGGATTTATGTTGTGATCGCCCTGCTGTCTGGCGCAGCTTTCCTCATTATGGCGACCCAACTGCATAACGGTGTCAAGGCCGGCGAGAACGTGAAACCGCTCAAGCTATTCATCTTGTCGAACAACTATCTAGCGATCTTGTTTATAGGATTATCCATTGATGCCGTGCTGGGTTGGACGACCGTTTCAGAGATGCTCGGCTGGAATCTCACCCTTTTCTAAGGGCACGCTTACCGACGACCATCTGCTGGCAAGCGCCCCACCTACACCTTCTCCGCATCACTTGGCTACTCGTAGGACCACCGATCCGGTGGTCTTTCTGCTGTGCAGCTCCTCGTGAGCCAGGCGAGCGTCGGCAAGCGAATAACTCTTCCCGATGCGAAACATCAACTCGCCATCGTCAATTCCGCGAACGACGGCCTGCGCACGCATGCGGAACTCATCGTCTGTCGCGGTATACGCGCCTAGCGACGGGCGAGTAAGGAAGATGGAGCCATGCGAGTTGAGGATCTGTGGGTCTATGGGGTCCACCGGACCGGATGCGGCGCCAAACAAGCAAACTAAGCCGCGGGGTTTGACCGCTTCAAGAGACTCGCTAAAGGTGTCCTTACCCACACCGTCGAGGACAACATCGACACCTTTCCCGCCGTTGCGGCGACGCACGACTTCCGCCAGGTTTTCGCTATAGCGGAAGACCTCCGTGGCACCCGCCGCATATGCGAGCTCTTCCTTCTCCTGGGTGGATACCACTGAATAGACTTGGGCACCGGCAGCGCGCGCCATCTGTGTAGCGATCAGGCCGACTCCGCCAGCTCCCGCCGTCAAAAGGATCGAGTCGCCCTTTTTCGTGTCGTGCACCCCGTGAATCAGGTAATGGGCGGTCATGCCTTGAAGGAGCATCGATGCCGCAATTTCATGGTCGAGACTTTCAGGTACCGCAACTAGCCGGTTGCGGGGTACCACCACACGCTCAGCATAAGAGCCAGGTGCGTCACACCAGGCGACCACTGTGCCTTCGGCAATCTCGCCTTGCGGGTCCTTAATCACTCGGCCACACCCCTCCGAACCTGGAATGAACGGCAAGGCGGTGTGGTAAATACCCGCACGGAAATAAGTGTCGATGTAATTAATACCGGCTACCGTCACTTCAACAAGGACTTCGTCGGCAGCAGGTGTTGGCTCGACCACGTCGGTGTAAGTCAAGACCTCGGGGCCGCCATGTTCGGTGATCTGAATGGCTTTCATACCATTCAGGCTACAGAAACCACAGAAACAAGAATGCGTTTTCTAAGCGGTGATGCGGTGCTGATCCGCCCCATCGGTAGCATGCGTGGTGTTCGTGGCGTCGCTAGAGAATTGGCGACGTCGGCCGTGCGCGTAGAGGAAAGCACTGTAGGCAACGACGACAGAAGACATCGCGATATGAATCGGCACCGTCCACCGTGGAACACCGAGATAAAACTGTGCGACGCCGACAGCCCATTGCACCACAATCATTGCGACTAAGACTAGCGCGGTGCGTTTTGCATCCTGCGGTGCCTTATTGCGCCATAGCAAGAACACCACGATCAGGGTCGCTGCAAGATAGATATACATGCACGCGGCATGAAGGTAGGCAAGCGTCTCAGTGTCGAGCTGGAGTCGACCCTCCATGCCCACCCCGTCATCGCCTGAGTGCGGACCGGAACCGGTAACCATGGTGCCGGTGACCAGCACCACCGCCAAAGCGACAGCGGCCAGAACAGTCCACACACGTGCAGCGGAGCTAAAACGTTGGACTTGTGGAGCATCGTCGGGCTCAGCGATGCGCATAAATAACAAGGCCGCGATCCACACTAAAACCATGGAAGGGAGGAAATGGATGGCTACGGCCCACCACTGGAGGTCCAGATGCACAGAAATTCCACCAATGATCGCCTGAATGATAATGCCAAAACCGGAAAGGAATGCGTAGACCACAATTTCAGTGCGTCGTTTCGCACGGAGCACCGCGATGAAAACGATCAGGGCAATCGCCGCCAAGACCAAGGCGAGCAGCCGGTTCCCAAACTCAATGGCCTGATGAATCCATGGGGCTGCACCGGCTACTGGAACAAGGGATCCCTCGTGGCAGAGAGGCCAAGTATCACAGCCGAGGCCTGAGCCGGTGACACGCACCAGGGAACCAGTCACCGTAATGCCACCTTGAGCGATCAGCAAGATGAGCGCGGCGATGCGTTGAAAACGAACGCTGCGACCCACGCCGTTATATGCGGGGTGGGTGTCGTGTGCCGGTTGGGTAGAGACAGACACGTCATGGTCCTTCTAGTAGGTCGATAAAATTTTGATAGGAACGAGCGGTTTAAACCTCAGCTTAACGGACAGAGGAGAGTAAATAGAAGTGGATTACTCGTCGAAGCGGAACCACTTCACTGCAGCGAGCGTGCCGACGATTGCCCAGCCCACAAGTACCGCCCAGCCGAGTAGGTGAATGGAGCCCTGAAATGCAGCGCCCAACGCAGTGGTCAGGGCTACGGTAGGAACCACAATCCACAATGCAGGGGCCTCGATAATCCCCAGGTAGACCACCAGACCTGCGATGCCAATCAGAATCATCCAGATCAAATTGGCAAGCCCGAGGACAATCTCCGACCGCATCGAGCCACCCATAAGTAGCCCTAGCGAACTAAAACAGAACACGCCGATGAACAGTGCAGCGTAGCCCATGATGGCCCCCGGAAGACTTACTCTCCAACCGACGGCGAAAGCCACGAGGCTGATGATGACCAGTTGCACCGTCGTCATGGCCAGAACGCCAAGAATTTTTCCGACGATGATCGTCCATTTCGGGGCTCCCGAGGCTCCGGTACGCTTGAGTGCACCGTATCGACGATCAAAG comes from Corynebacterium cystitidis and encodes:
- the tal gene encoding transaldolase translates to MTTIDKLAELGTSTWLDDLSRDRIKSGNLQEIKDSKSIVGVTTNPAIFAKAMSTGNAYDDQIAQLKQQGADVDTAVYAMSIKDVQDACDIFADVYKTTNGEDGRVSIEVDPRISADEEGTLKQAKELWEKVDRDNVMIKIPATDESLRAVSAALAEGISVNVTLIFNVERYQQVIDAYKEGIKRAADNGKDVSKIYSVASFFVSRMDTEVDKRLDEIGTDEAKALKGKAGIANARLAYQLFLEEFGKNDLPEGANKQRPLWASTGVKNPEYPAAMYVTELAGPNTVNTMPEGTIDAALESDALNGDTLTNTEAESKKVFEQLEAVGIDLDDVVQVLEREGVEKFVDSWQELLDSMETQLK
- the tkt gene encoding transketolase, yielding MTERRYPENWSDNDTRAIDTVRVLAADAVQNVGSGHPGTAMSLAPLAYTLYQRVMNVDPNDKDWIGRDRFVLSAGHSSLTQYIQLYLGGFGLELEDLKALRTWGSKTPGHPEYNHTDHVEITTGPLGQGLASAVGMAMAARRERGLFDPEAAPGESPFDHYIYVVAGDGCLQEGVTSEASSLAGTQKLGNLILFWDDNRISIEDDTQIAFTEDVMKRYEAYGWQTLEVGSGEDVAAILEAVEEAKAETTRPTIIRVKTVIGYPAPTMMNTGAVHGAALGEEEVAATKKILGFDPDVSFPEEEEVLNHTRKLVERGAEKHAEWQKKFDEWAEKNPELKALLDRTTARELPEGWDAELPTWDVDPKGVATRKASEAVLQALGKTLPELWGGSADLAGSNNTIIKGEPSFGPEEISTDMFQANPYGRNLHFGIREHAMGAIMNGIALHGPTRVYGGTFLIFSEYLYPAIRVAALSGIDGYYVFTHDSIGLGEDGPTHQPVETLAALRAIPDLTVLRPADANETAAAWAAALEAKEQPKALALSRQNLPVLEGTKEKAREGIKRGAYILVESSKETPDVILMASGSEVQYAVEAAQVLENEGVAARVLSVPSIDWFLEQDDAYRNELLPPEIGARVSVEAGIAMPWHQFTGSFGRNVSIEHFGASAPGEELFKRFGFTTDNVVKAAKESIDLMRAHTK
- a CDS encoding heme o synthase, whose protein sequence is METIKAYIALTKPRVIELLLVAAIPAMLQADRGIPTLTEVWLILATLFGGWMGAGAANTFNMVADYDIDQKMGRTRARPLVRAKITKGKATVFAWVLLVASVLWLWLVCNSWLASVFILLTNWFYIYVYTKWLKRRTWQNVIWGGAAGCMPVLVGWAVIRDNVSDGTPDQWWQAVVLFMIIFFWTPPHTWALAMKYRDDYAKAEVPMLPVIASPVKTTQQILIYSWLTVITSLLLIPATSWIYVVIALLSGAAFLIMATQLHNGVKAGENVKPLKLFILSNNYLAILFIGLSIDAVLGWTTVSEMLGWNLTLF
- a CDS encoding quinone oxidoreductase family protein, coding for MKAIQITEHGGPEVLTYTDVVEPTPAADEVLVEVTVAGINYIDTYFRAGIYHTALPFIPGSEGCGRVIKDPQGEIAEGTVVAWCDAPGSYAERVVVPRNRLVAVPESLDHEIAASMLLQGMTAHYLIHGVHDTKKGDSILLTAGAGGVGLIATQMARAAGAQVYSVVSTQEKEELAYAAGATEVFRYSENLAEVVRRRNGGKGVDVVLDGVGKDTFSESLEAVKPRGLVCLFGAASGPVDPIDPQILNSHGSIFLTRPSLGAYTATDDEFRMRAQAVVRGIDDGELMFRIGKSYSLADARLAHEELHSRKTTGSVVLRVAK
- a CDS encoding COX15/CtaA family protein produces the protein MSVSTQPAHDTHPAYNGVGRSVRFQRIAALILLIAQGGITVTGSLVRVTGSGLGCDTWPLCHEGSLVPVAGAAPWIHQAIEFGNRLLALVLAAIALIVFIAVLRAKRRTEIVVYAFLSGFGIIIQAIIGGISVHLDLQWWAVAIHFLPSMVLVWIAALLFMRIAEPDDAPQVQRFSSAARVWTVLAAVALAVVLVTGTMVTGSGPHSGDDGVGMEGRLQLDTETLAYLHAACMYIYLAATLIVVFLLWRNKAPQDAKRTALVLVAMIVVQWAVGVAQFYLGVPRWTVPIHIAMSSVVVAYSAFLYAHGRRRQFSSDATNTTHATDGADQHRITA
- a CDS encoding ABC transporter permease; translated protein: MVTNSIPPGTFTPAPQRASPWTMVLAQGRIESKLMLQHGEQILLNIIIPVVILVATSFLPLLGDATINDIVPMVFAVAATSAGFTGQAISLAFDRRYGALKRTGASGAPKWTIIVGKILGVLAMTTVQLVIISLVAFAVGWRVSLPGAIMGYAALFIGVFCFSSLGLLMGGSMRSEIVLGLANLIWMILIGIAGLVVYLGIIEAPALWIVVPTVALTTALGAAFQGSIHLLGWAVLVGWAIVGTLAAVKWFRFDE